The Thunnus thynnus chromosome 22, fThuThy2.1, whole genome shotgun sequence genome includes a window with the following:
- the LOC137174250 gene encoding eukaryotic translation initiation factor 4E type 2-like — protein MNQLERPIDEEEEDQSECCHDNIDGTNNNNNRRKTVCPAAGEHPLQYNYTFWYSRRTPSRPASTQSYEQNIRQIGTVASVEQFWRFYSHLVRPGDLSGHSDFHLFKEGIKPMWEDESNRSGGKWIIRLRKGLASRFWENIVLAMLGEQFMVGEEICGAVVSIRFQEDILSIWNRTSSDQTTTSRIRDTLRRVLNLPANTIMEYKTHNDSLRYYYYYCILLLHFHSDEHLPELPGQVERLI, from the exons tccaatagacgaggaggaagaggatcaGTCAGagtgttgccatgacaacattGATGGGaccaacaataacaacaaccgTCGCAAG ACGGTGTGTCCGGCTGCAGGTGAACACCCTCTACAGTATAACTACACCTTCTGGTACAGCAGAAGAACTCCGAGTCGTCCTGCCAGCACGCAGAGTTACGAACAAAACATCCGACAGATCGGCACCGTGGCGTCG gtggaGCAGTTCTGGAGGTTTTACAGTCACCTGGTCCGTCCAGGTGATCTGAGTGGACACAGCGACTTCCACCTGTTCAAAGAGGGCATCAAACCCATGTGGGAG gacGAGTCTAACCGCAGTGGGGGGAAGTGGATCATCCGGCTGCGTAAAGGTTTGGCCAGTAGGTTCTGGGAGAACATCGTGCTGGCGATGCTGGGAGAGCAGTTCATGGTGGGAGAGGAGATCTGTGGAGCCGTGGTGTCCATACGCTTCCAg gaGGACATCCTGTCGATCTGGAACCGGACGTCCAGCGATCAGACGACGACATCCAGAATCAGAGACACTCTGAGACGAGTCCTGAACCTCCCAGCcaacaccatcatggagtacaagacccacaacgatagcctcaggtactactactactactgtatactactactaca CTTTCACAGTGACGAACACCTGCCCGAACTCCCTGGGCAGGTAGAAAGGCTTATATGA